Proteins from a genomic interval of Hydrogenophaga sp. PAMC20947:
- a CDS encoding ATP-binding protein codes for MHLDLPTLLLIRLCLDGFLVALYLSFARRHNAVGGPAWWAASVAASAVASLGVGTALSETATLSVVTVGGSLTAMYASHACVWLGLRSYLGLPVRQSLKWAIWGGVAMFAGQALLLELWDIPPARRALFIFAALVLVVLNLMLVRRRGDRHMSGEFQALRWLLVFEGVGLAVLLIRLLSSLGSDTATLLSVGASYVVLFITLDGLLRAVVLSALVSYRLQQNSERNLQKLADGKAKLRALIDNIHAGVIVFNPDQSIETINAAARRFVGWPSVPSTCAAQPHRLLDWSLLNAEGQPLARHEMPFEQVLATGQPLTDVVIGVRPRAGAGVRWALCNAFAENDALGGLRHVVITFVDITSLQLAQSEQKALQVQLAQSQKMEALGTLAGGVAHDFNNILAAILGNADLARQDILPDAPARQSLHEISTAARRGRELVRQILAFSRQQPMERQRISMRAILAESCSLLKAAMPSQVHLDAHCGPGDLSILADATQLGQVLLNLGTNARHAMGGQPGRLELRVDRFRVNDLALPSGLPTSWPGVIRVRVRDNGCGMDEATRLRMFEPFFTTRSQGTGTGLGLPVVLGIVQSHEGTIEVQSELGAGSTFDLFFPAAAVDTGSDDIDSDWSGHDAGPTIATNITATTTPIAAKSYSSVQNASMSPEPDSPNRHILYLDDDDTLVFLVRRLLQRRGYTVSTFTDQQEAIEAVRAQPDAFDLLMTDFNMPGMSGLDVAKAVLAINPSLPVAIASGYITDELQAESVAAGVREVVFKTDAVEDFCAVVARLVSGPEQAA; via the coding sequence ATGCACCTTGACTTACCGACCTTGCTGCTGATTCGTCTTTGTTTGGACGGATTTTTGGTGGCGCTTTACCTGTCGTTCGCGCGCAGGCACAACGCTGTGGGCGGGCCCGCCTGGTGGGCGGCTTCGGTGGCGGCTTCAGCGGTCGCCTCTCTGGGTGTCGGTACAGCCTTGTCCGAAACAGCCACCCTGAGTGTCGTGACTGTGGGGGGGAGTCTGACCGCGATGTACGCCTCCCATGCCTGTGTCTGGCTGGGGCTCCGAAGCTACCTGGGCCTGCCCGTTAGGCAGTCCCTGAAATGGGCGATCTGGGGCGGGGTGGCGATGTTTGCCGGCCAGGCGTTGCTGCTGGAGTTATGGGATATTCCCCCGGCGCGTCGGGCCCTGTTTATCTTCGCCGCTTTGGTATTGGTGGTCCTGAACCTGATGCTGGTGCGCCGCCGCGGGGACCGGCACATGTCGGGCGAGTTCCAGGCCCTGCGCTGGTTGCTGGTGTTCGAAGGGGTGGGCCTGGCCGTGTTGTTGATCCGCTTGCTCAGCAGTCTGGGCTCGGATACGGCCACGCTGTTGAGTGTCGGGGCTTCGTATGTGGTGCTGTTCATCACGCTGGATGGCCTGCTCCGGGCGGTCGTGTTGAGTGCGCTGGTGTCCTACCGCCTGCAGCAGAACAGCGAGCGCAACTTGCAAAAACTGGCGGATGGCAAGGCCAAGCTGAGGGCCTTGATCGACAACATCCACGCCGGCGTCATCGTTTTTAATCCCGACCAGTCGATCGAGACCATCAACGCGGCGGCGCGCCGGTTTGTGGGCTGGCCATCGGTTCCATCCACGTGCGCTGCCCAGCCGCACCGGTTGCTGGACTGGTCTCTGCTGAATGCAGAAGGTCAACCCTTGGCTCGCCACGAAATGCCGTTCGAACAGGTGCTGGCCACCGGGCAGCCCCTGACCGACGTGGTCATCGGGGTTCGCCCCCGAGCGGGTGCCGGTGTGCGGTGGGCTCTGTGCAATGCGTTCGCCGAAAACGATGCCCTGGGTGGCTTGCGCCATGTGGTCATCACGTTTGTCGACATCACTTCGCTCCAGCTGGCCCAAAGCGAACAGAAAGCCCTGCAGGTCCAGCTGGCCCAATCTCAGAAGATGGAAGCGTTGGGCACGTTGGCGGGTGGGGTGGCGCACGATTTCAACAACATTCTGGCCGCCATCCTCGGCAACGCCGACCTTGCGCGCCAGGACATATTGCCCGATGCTCCGGCCCGCCAGAGCCTGCACGAGATCAGCACGGCGGCGCGGCGGGGTCGAGAGCTGGTGCGTCAGATCCTGGCCTTCAGCCGCCAGCAGCCCATGGAGCGCCAGCGGATCAGCATGCGGGCCATCCTGGCCGAGAGTTGCAGCCTGCTCAAGGCGGCCATGCCGTCGCAGGTGCACCTGGATGCCCATTGTGGGCCGGGCGATCTGAGCATCTTGGCCGATGCCACCCAGCTGGGCCAGGTTCTGCTCAACCTGGGAACCAACGCCCGGCACGCCATGGGTGGCCAGCCGGGACGGCTGGAACTCCGGGTGGACCGGTTCCGGGTGAACGACCTGGCGCTGCCATCGGGTTTGCCGACGAGCTGGCCCGGCGTGATCCGGGTGCGGGTCAGGGACAACGGCTGTGGCATGGACGAGGCCACACGCCTGCGCATGTTTGAGCCTTTTTTCACGACCCGCAGTCAGGGCACCGGCACCGGTTTGGGTTTGCCGGTGGTCCTGGGCATCGTGCAGTCCCACGAAGGCACGATCGAGGTGCAGAGCGAACTGGGTGCCGGATCGACCTTTGATCTCTTTTTCCCCGCCGCAGCGGTCGATACCGGCTCGGATGACATCGACTCCGATTGGTCGGGCCATGACGCAGGTCCGACGATCGCGACAAACATCACAGCCACAACAACCCCTATTGCAGCCAAATCCTACAGTTCTGTGCAGAATGCGTCTATGAGCCCTGAGCCCGATTCCCCCAACCGCCACATCTTGTACCTCGATGACGACGACACCTTGGTGTTTCTCGTGCGTCGCCTGCTGCAGCGTCGGGGCTACACGGTGAGCACATTCACCGATCAGCAAGAAGCCATTGAAGCGGTGCGCGCTCAACCCGACGCCTTCGATCTGCTCATGACCGATTTCAACATGCCGGGCATGTCCGGGCTGGATGTGGCCAAGGCGGTGCTGGCAATCAACCCATCGCTGCCGGTGGCCATTGCGTCGGGCTACATCACCGACGAGCTGCAGGCGGAGTCGGTTGCGGCCGGCGTGCGCGAAGTGGTGTTCAAGACCGATGCTGTAGAGGATTTTTGCGCCGTGGTTGCGCGCCTGGTGAGCGGCCCGGAGCAGGCCGCCTAA
- a CDS encoding VOC family protein yields the protein MSETSTAHQLDHLVIAARSLDEGVAWCKATLGVVPGPGGKHPLFGTHNRLLQLACDGAPNAYLEIIAINPEVAPTRAAPCKRWFDLDDPAMRNALAEQGPQFIHWVARVPDLQQALAACRTQGIDRGAAILASRPTPQGLLEWQISVREDGQRLFGGCLPTLIQWGDTHPATSMPRSGLRLLRLSAMHPEAEALTSAIDAMGLQGITVTQGAAQLQAVLETPKGLVTLGSSIPSHSTPT from the coding sequence ATGAGTGAAACCTCCACGGCGCATCAACTCGACCACCTGGTGATCGCTGCGCGCTCCTTGGACGAGGGCGTGGCCTGGTGCAAAGCCACGCTGGGCGTGGTTCCGGGCCCTGGTGGCAAGCACCCGCTGTTTGGCACACACAACCGGCTGCTTCAACTGGCTTGTGATGGCGCACCCAACGCGTATCTGGAAATCATTGCCATCAACCCGGAAGTGGCGCCGACACGGGCCGCGCCCTGCAAACGCTGGTTCGATCTGGATGACCCTGCCATGCGCAATGCGTTGGCAGAACAAGGGCCGCAATTCATCCACTGGGTTGCCCGCGTGCCCGATCTGCAACAAGCCCTTGCCGCCTGCAGGACGCAAGGCATCGACCGCGGTGCCGCGATCCTTGCTTCACGGCCCACCCCTCAAGGCTTGCTGGAATGGCAGATCAGTGTGCGCGAAGACGGACAGCGCCTGTTCGGCGGCTGTTTGCCGACTTTGATCCAGTGGGGTGATACCCACCCGGCCACCTCCATGCCCAGGAGCGGCCTGCGCCTGCTCCGCCTGAGCGCAATGCACCCCGAGGCAGAAGCACTCACAAGCGCAATCGACGCCATGGGGCTGCAAGGCATCACCGTGACCCAGGGTGCGGCCCAACTGCAAGCCGTACTTGAAACGCCCAAAGGCCTGGTGACGCTGGGCTCCTCCATTCCCAGCCACTCAACCCCCACATGA
- a CDS encoding histidine phosphatase family protein, with translation MGNLYLVRHGQASFGAADYDQLSELGGRQAERLGRYWAERGHRFDAVLMGSLRRHAQTWEGIRQGAGLDLEPLVWPGLNEYDGEAVIRAIHPDAVDKPLTPEGYRKHFHMLRDGLSQWMAGTVSPKGMPSYPAFVEGITSALDHVRKHHQGHNVMIVSSGGPISTAVGHILALSPERTIDLNMRLRNSSVTEFQFGPKRHSLLTYNTLPHLDHPDLADWVTFA, from the coding sequence ATGGGAAACCTTTATCTAGTGCGCCATGGCCAGGCCTCGTTTGGTGCCGCAGACTACGATCAGCTCAGCGAGCTGGGCGGCCGCCAAGCCGAGCGGCTGGGGCGCTATTGGGCCGAGCGCGGTCATCGCTTCGACGCCGTACTCATGGGCAGCTTGCGCCGACATGCCCAAACCTGGGAGGGCATTCGCCAAGGCGCCGGCCTGGACCTGGAGCCATTGGTCTGGCCCGGACTCAATGAATACGACGGAGAGGCGGTGATCCGGGCCATCCACCCCGATGCGGTGGACAAGCCGCTCACGCCCGAGGGCTACCGCAAGCACTTCCACATGTTGCGCGATGGCCTGAGCCAATGGATGGCCGGCACGGTCAGTCCGAAAGGCATGCCCAGCTACCCCGCCTTTGTTGAAGGGATCACCAGCGCGCTGGATCACGTGCGCAAGCACCACCAGGGACACAATGTGATGATCGTTTCCAGCGGTGGACCGATCTCAACGGCGGTCGGGCACATTCTGGCGCTGAGCCCGGAGCGCACCATCGATCTCAACATGCGCCTGCGCAACAGTTCGGTCACGGAGTTCCAGTTTGGCCCGAAGCGGCACTCGCTGCTGACCTACAACACCTTGCCCCACCTGGACCACCCCGATCTCGCCGACTGGGTGACGTTCGCCTGA
- a CDS encoding cytochrome c yields MKWTVMRSALGVMAVSGAILAGVAAWEMRAEPLPDANEPVQASGETVARGAYLARAGNCMACHTARGGEAYAGGRAIDTPFGTVYASNLTPDPATGLGRWSLQAFRRALHEGRSRDGRLLYPVFPYTHTTLVSDEDSDALYAFLHTVPPVVQPTPAHALRWPVSTQAALAVWRLLYFESGRFQPEPQQTAEWNRGAYLARGLAHCSACHSARDVLGGSSLGDRWHAGLMPDGHWLAPSLRNSAQAGVAAWSADDVADLLQVGRNAQATVMGPMAEVVFDGTQHLERADLKAMAVFLKDLPAEGDAMPEWRPAEPDQLALGEKRYDQQCAACHGPQGQGAEGAYPALAGNRSVVMASHVNAVQAILAGGFAPATVGDPRPYGMPPFRTLLNDAEIAAVASFVRQSWGNQASAVAPQDVQRLR; encoded by the coding sequence ATGAAATGGACTGTGATGCGAAGCGCGCTGGGTGTGATGGCGGTGTCGGGTGCGATCCTGGCAGGGGTGGCGGCCTGGGAGATGCGGGCCGAGCCCTTGCCTGACGCCAACGAACCCGTCCAGGCCAGCGGAGAGACCGTGGCACGCGGAGCCTACCTGGCGCGCGCCGGCAATTGCATGGCTTGCCACACCGCCCGGGGCGGCGAGGCCTACGCGGGCGGGCGCGCCATCGATACGCCTTTTGGCACCGTTTACGCCAGCAACCTCACCCCAGATCCCGCCACTGGCCTGGGGCGGTGGAGCTTGCAGGCCTTTCGCCGAGCGCTGCACGAAGGCCGGTCGCGCGACGGGCGCCTGTTGTATCCAGTGTTCCCCTACACCCACACGACGCTGGTGAGCGATGAAGACAGCGATGCCCTGTACGCGTTCTTGCACACGGTGCCGCCAGTGGTGCAGCCCACGCCAGCCCATGCATTGCGCTGGCCGGTGAGCACCCAGGCCGCGCTTGCGGTGTGGCGCTTGCTGTACTTTGAATCGGGGCGGTTTCAGCCCGAACCCCAGCAAACCGCGGAATGGAACCGGGGCGCTTATCTCGCGCGGGGGTTGGCCCATTGTTCGGCATGCCACAGTGCGCGCGATGTCCTGGGCGGCAGTTCACTGGGCGACCGTTGGCACGCAGGCCTGATGCCCGATGGGCACTGGCTGGCACCATCACTTCGAAACTCGGCGCAGGCCGGCGTGGCTGCGTGGTCAGCGGATGACGTGGCCGATCTGTTGCAAGTCGGGCGAAACGCCCAGGCCACGGTCATGGGCCCGATGGCCGAGGTGGTGTTCGATGGCACGCAACACCTGGAGCGCGCCGATCTGAAGGCCATGGCGGTGTTCCTGAAGGATTTGCCAGCCGAGGGGGACGCCATGCCCGAGTGGAGACCGGCAGAGCCCGATCAGCTGGCACTGGGCGAAAAGCGCTACGACCAGCAGTGCGCTGCCTGCCATGGCCCCCAAGGGCAAGGGGCCGAAGGGGCTTACCCGGCACTGGCGGGCAATCGCAGTGTGGTGATGGCATCGCATGTCAATGCGGTGCAGGCCATTCTGGCGGGCGGGTTCGCGCCCGCCACAGTGGGGGATCCCCGGCCCTACGGCATGCCACCGTTTCGAACCTTGCTCAACGACGCTGAGATCGCGGCTGTCGCCAGCTTTGTGCGCCAGTCCTGGGGCAACCAGGCCAGTGCCGTGGCACCGCAGGATGTGCAGCGCCTGCGCTAG
- a CDS encoding threonine dehydratase produces MTLATPPTDSTPTSLPSLRDIEGAAQVVYQAFAATPQYRWATLSQRLGTDCWVKHENHTPVGAFKIRGGLTYFHRLAQRGALPKEVISATRGNHGQSMGWAARAHGVACTIVVPKGNSSEKNAAMRALGVTLIEHGADFQESREHAIALAAERGAHMVPSFHLDLLLGVSTYWWEFFRAVPSLDVVYVPIGQGSGACAAIAAKLALGHPARIVGVVSAHATTYADSMAAGRVVEAPVSTVLADGMACRVADAEALAVMAPHLERVVKVTDAEVGQAMRALFADTHNTAEGAGAASFAAAWQERDQLKGQVVGTTLCGGNVDSATFARILTTEH; encoded by the coding sequence ATGACCCTCGCCACACCACCCACCGATTCCACGCCGACCTCGCTTCCATCGCTGCGAGACATCGAAGGCGCCGCACAGGTGGTGTACCAGGCGTTCGCCGCCACCCCCCAATACCGGTGGGCCACGCTCTCGCAACGCCTGGGCACCGACTGCTGGGTCAAACACGAGAACCACACCCCGGTGGGCGCATTCAAGATCCGTGGCGGGCTCACGTATTTCCACCGGCTGGCACAGCGGGGTGCGTTGCCCAAAGAGGTGATCAGTGCCACGCGGGGCAACCACGGCCAGAGCATGGGCTGGGCAGCGCGGGCACACGGCGTGGCCTGCACCATCGTCGTGCCAAAGGGCAACTCCAGTGAGAAAAATGCGGCCATGCGCGCGTTGGGCGTCACGCTCATCGAACATGGCGCCGACTTCCAGGAAAGCCGCGAACACGCGATAGCGCTGGCCGCCGAGCGCGGCGCGCATATGGTGCCCAGCTTCCACCTGGACTTGCTGCTCGGGGTCAGCACCTACTGGTGGGAGTTCTTCCGCGCCGTGCCATCGCTCGACGTGGTGTATGTGCCGATTGGCCAGGGTTCAGGAGCCTGTGCGGCGATCGCCGCCAAGCTGGCTTTGGGTCATCCTGCGCGCATCGTGGGCGTGGTGAGCGCTCACGCCACCACCTATGCCGACTCGATGGCGGCTGGCCGGGTCGTGGAAGCCCCGGTGAGCACCGTGCTGGCCGACGGCATGGCCTGCCGCGTGGCCGACGCCGAAGCACTGGCGGTGATGGCGCCGCATCTGGAGCGTGTGGTGAAGGTGACGGACGCAGAAGTCGGCCAAGCAATGCGAGCCCTGTTTGCCGACACGCACAACACCGCAGAAGGTGCCGGCGCTGCCAGCTTCGCCGCCGCATGGCAAGAGCGGGATCAGCTCAAAGGGCAGGTGGTAGGAACCACGCTGTGTGGTGGCAACGTGGACAGTGCCACATTCGCCCGCATACTGACCACAGAGCACTGA